The genomic region CGACCGAAGACGCGGATACGGTTCAGGAATTGCAGGATTTATTTGATGGTGTGGTCGCGGCAAATCTCTTGCCGCCCACGATCACGACCTCGAACGCGGATACGCTGTCGGGCACGGCCGAGCCGAACAGCACGGTCACGCTGACGCTGGCTGATAACAGCACGGTTACGGCAACGGCGGATGGGTCTGGGAATTATGCCTTCTCGCCGAACCCTGTGCCAAACGGGCAGACCGCGACCCTGACCGCCACCGATGCGGCGGGGAACGTCTCGGCCCCGACCACGGTTCCTGCGGTGGATGCGACCGACCCGAACCCGCCCACGATCACGACCTCGAACGCCGATACGCTTTCTGGCACGGCCGAGCCGAACAGCACGGTCACGCTGACGCTTGCAGATAACAGCACGGTCACGGCAACGGCGGATGGGTCTGGGAATTATGCCTTCTCGCCGAACCCTGTGCCAAACGGGCAGACCGCGACCCTGACCGCCACCGATGCGGCGGGGAACGTCTCGGCCCCGACCACGGTTCCTGCGGTGGATGCGACCGACCCGAACCCGCCCACGATCACGACCTCGAACGCCGATACGCTTTCTGGCACCGCCGAGCCGAACAGCACGGTGACGCTGACGTTGGCAGATAACAGCACGGTCACGGCAACGGCGGATGGGTCTGGGAATTATGCCTTCAGCCCGAACCCTGTGCCAAACGGGCAGACCGCGACCCTGACCGCCACCGATGCGGCGGGGAACGTCTCGGCCCCGACCACGGTTCCTGCGGTGGATGCGACCGATCCCACGCTCACCATCACGACCCCTATCGAGGGGGATAATGTAGTCAGCGCGGCGGAAGATAATGATGTGGTGGTGCAAGGCACCACTGATGCCGAAGACGGGCGGGTGGTGACGGTGGTCTTCACCGATAGCCTCAACGCCACGGTGACGGCGACTGCGACTGTCACGGGCGGCAATTGGAGCCTTGCGGGGGCCGATATCTCGGGCCTTGCGGAAGGGGCGATCAGCGTTAGCGCGACTGTCTCGGATGCCGCTGGCAATGCGGCGACGCCTGCCACGGCGACAGTGACCTTGAACAACACGCCGCCCGCAGCACCCACGATCAACCAAGGCATCACCGATCAAGCCAATACCGTCAGCGGCACAGGCGAGGCGGGGGCGACCCTGACGCTTTTCAACGGCGGAACCCAGATCGGCACGACCACAGTGGCCAGCGATGGAACCTGGTCGCTGATTACGGCGGCGCCGGTCGCCGATGGCGCGGTCCTGACCGCCCGGCAGACCGATGCGCAAAACAATGAAAGCCCGCTTGCGGCCGGGGTGACCACCTTTACCGATACTGATGGGGACGGCATCCGCAACTCACTAGATACCGATGATGATGGGGATGGGATCGCTGACGCAACTGAGCAGCCGCAGACAGTCTTTACGGAAAACTTCGACAATCTGACGGGCGATGTAGAAATCACCAGCACGGGAACGCCTTGGGTATTTACCGGCATTTCCGACACCGACTCAGGCGGCGGCACGCCGAATTCCTTCTACGCCTATCAAGGAAAATTGCAGTTCTTCCGCAATCCCGCGCAGCAAACCCTCACCCAGAATTTCACGGATATGACGGGCGGCAGCAGCATCACCGTCAATATGGCGATACGCAGCAGCCTGCCCAACAGCGCCACTTTGGAAATTCTCTATGAAGGTGTTGTCTATGCCACGATTGACACGACCACGCCGAACAATGTGGTGTTCTCCAATGGTGCCAGTGGCAGTTGGGGGGGCAGCACCGATCTTGCCACATTAAGCAATCTCGTGGTCAATTTGCCTGTTTCTGTTCCCAATTCTGGCACGGTGACCCTGCGCTACACGACCACTGCGTTTGACGCGGATGATATCGACATCAGTTCGATCACCGTCAGCAAACTTCCTGTGCTCGGAGATATCGATGGCGATGGCGTTGTGAATATCCGCGACCGTGACACCGATGGCGACCGTATCTGGGACGAGTTTGAACCGACCACCGATGGCGATGGCGATGGACGCCCCGATTACCGCGACACCGATAGTAATGGCGCGGGCGTGGGCGATGACACCAGCAATGCCAGCCTGACCGCGGCGCAGATCACCGCGCTCGAGGGGGGCGGGACCTATGCCAATGGTTTCATCCTGTTGTCCGAGGCCGTGACGCTTGATTTCACGGCGATCCCTGACAGTGGGGTTTTCACCTCGGATGTTGAATATATTGACATGCGCGATGGTGCGAACGCGCAAGTGGTGATCTTGAACGAGGCCGAGGTGATCAACCTGACCGATGGGAATAATGAATTGATCCTAATCGGTGACGGCAATGACAGCGTCACCGCAACTGGGTTCGTGGGTACGGGCAAGGATCAATCCATCGATGGGCGCAGCTTCAGCATCTATGAGGCGGGCACGGCGACCCTGTTTATTGATGATGAGATTGGCACGATCACATTGACCTAAGGTTGGGGGGGCGGGGGCTTCCTCCCGCCCTCTTGCCTTAAATATCCTCAGGGTCGCGTCCAGGGGTTGAGCGATAGGCGGGCAAACGCCAGCCGAATTTTATCGTGCCGCCGCGAATGCCAAAGGCCATGACAAAGCCAACCGCCGCCGCAGCCCAAGGTTCAAGGCCCGCCTTATTCAGTGCAACATATATCGCCGCGCCAATCGCACAGGCGGCGATATAGATTTCGCGCCGCAGCAAAACCGAGGCTTCGCGCGCAAGGATGTCACGAATGATCCCGCCAAGCGTGCCTGTCAGCATGCCCATCACAATGCCGATTGTGGCGGATCCCGTCACAATCAGCCCTTTATGGGCTCCAAATACCCCATAGGCCGCCAATGCCACTGCATCCAGCCAGAGCAGAATTTTATAGCGCGACTCCACAAAAGGGGCTGTGATGTAAATGACACCTGCCGTGCCCGCACAAATCAAAAGGTAAATCGGATTGCTGATCCAAAACACGGGCACATCCAAGATCAAGTCGCGCGCTGTGCCGCCCCCGATCCCCGTGACAGCCGCTAGGAAGAGGAACCCGATAATGTCCAACTGTTTGCGCGATGCGGCCAAGGCGCCTGTGGCTGCGAATAGGCCCACGCCCACGTAATCAAGGGTTTCAATCGAGGTCATCGGCGGCACGCTCCAGATATATTTTTTGCGATCTTAACGGCTCTTGCCGCGCTTCTAAAGGAGCACGCTTTTTGGTTTGTGATGAGATCACTTTACTTTCTCAGTCAAGCGCATAAGTCAGGGGCAACCCATTTCATCCAGTCTTATCATAGGCGGTCTGCTATGCACTTTGAGAGTAAATTATTTTCGCCCGTGACCCTGCGTGGCCTCACCTTGCGCAATCGTATCGTTCTCTCGCCGCTGTGTATGTATTCCGCACAGGATGGTTTGGCCTCTGATTTTCACGCGTCCCACCTGTCGGCGTTTGCGCGCGGCGGGGTGGGATTGGTCTTTACCGAGGCGACTGCGGTCGAGCCGCGCGGACGGATCACGCCCAAATGTTTGGGAATTTGGAACGATGCACAGGTGGAGGCGTTCAAACCCATCACGCGGTTCATCACTGAGATGGGCGCGGTGCCTGCAATCCAATTGGCCCATGCGGGGCGCAAAGCCAGTAGCGCCCCCCCATGGGGCGGCGGCAAGCCTGTCGCCCCCGATGACACAACATGGGGCGAGGGGGGGTGGCAAACGGTTGCGCCCTCTGGCCTGCCTGTAGCCGATGGGTGGCCAAGCCCCAAAGCGTTGGGTGTGGAAGAGATCGCGGGGCTGATTGCGGCCTTTGCCGATGCCGCAAAACGCGCGCTGGCCGCAGGGTTCAAGGTGATCGAAATTCACGGCGCGCATGGGTATTTGATCCATAGCTTTTTGTCGCCCGCCACCAATCAGCGCAATGATGCCTATGGTGGGGATCTTGAGGGGCGGATGCGCTTTGCCTTGGAGGTCAGCCGCGCGGTGCGCGCGGTTTGGCCTGAGGAACTTCCCCTGTTTTTCCGTATCTCTGCGGTGGATACAGGGGGGTGGTCGCTTGAGGATTCCGTCACGCTGGCCAAGGCGCTTAAGGCGATTGGGGTTGATGTGATTGATTGCTCATCAGGTGGGATTGCGGGCGCGCCTGCCTTCCGCGCCAGCGATGATGGGCGGCCTTTACCTGCAGGCGGACAGCGACCTTTGGGATTTCAGGTGCCCTATGCCGAGGCGATGGAGCGCGAAGCAGGTATTGCTGCCATGGCGGTTGGACGGATCGTGGACGGGCAGCAGGCTGAGGATATCCTGCAAGAGGGGCGCGCCAGTTTCATCGCCTTGGGGCGGGAATTGATGCATGATCCGTTTTGGCCCCTTCACGCCGCCGAGGCCCTTGGCGAGGCGGATGCCTTTTCGCTCTGGCCTGAACAATATCGGTGGGCCATCGTGCGCCGTGCCGAGCTTGGACAGTATCAGGCCGGGTGACCTCAGGCCCTGCGGTCAAACAGCCCCGATGCCAACACCACGCCGGCAGCCACCAAGATCACACCGATTAATTTGATCAGGGTAACAGTTTCGCCCAAAAACAGCGCGCCCCCGATTAAGGCGAGAACGGGGGTCAACGCGCCAAAGGCGGCGGTTTGCGCCGCCCCCAATTGGCGCACCGCTATGGCATAGAGAACCAAAGCCAAGACCGCGATGAGCACGCCTTGCAACAGCGCCATGACTAGAAAATCGCGCGGGCTTACGCCCGCAAAGCTGACATTCCCTGAGAGGGCCAAAAATGGCGCCACGGCCAGGGTTCCCCAAAATAGCCCAATTACCAAACCATGCAGGGGCGTGAATCCGCTTTGTTTGAAATAGACCGAATAGATCGCCCATAAAAAAGACCCAGAGAGAAACAGGATATGCCCCCGCCATGCGCCATCTGCGCTGCCATGCAAGACCTGCCACAGCCCCACCATCAAAGCCCCGATAAAGATCACGATCAATCCGATCAGTCGTGGCTTTGAGGGCTGCTCACCCGTCATGACGACCATAACAAGCGCCGTCCAAAACGGCAGCATTCCCGGTGCCAAAACCCCCGCATCCGAGGCAGGCGCAAAGAATAGGCCCATTGAAACGATGTAGGGGAAAAGCGCACTGGCCCCTAGACCGAGCATGACTGCACCAATCACGCTTTGCCCGCGGGGGATCACGCCCAATTTCAACATCAGCGGGATTGTGACCAAAAACCCAGTGCCAAGGCGCAGAAGCAACACCTCCTCTACTGTGAAATTCGTGCTGACGGCAAACCGCGTGCCGACCAGAAACACGGCCCATATCGTGACAGTCGCCAATGCGACGAAAAGACCTTTGAGGGGAAGGGTCATTGGCGGGTGTCATCCATCATTGCAAAGGGGTTTTCCGCGCGGAAACTGCGCAACCCGACCATCGCGCGGATTGTGGCCCAAATGCAAGGGGTGGGGTGCATAGCGGCTATGCACCAATCACCGCTTGACTTCTCATCTCAGATACACGAGGTGCAAGGCCTGCACCCGCGTGATCGCGTGAGAGAGTTGTGCCCGACAGACGGGCCGAGCGGGGCATCACCACTCAGTATCCCAACACGCAGGGTTCCTGATACAGCGATAGGGTGGCGGGAAGGCCAATGTCGTTGTGAACCCGAAACGGCTGCCGATCATTTGGCGGCCAAACGGCTTTGTGCGCGCTTTGCACAGGGCTTTGTGAAAAGGATATCTCTTTGTTTGATTTCGATATGCTGGGACTTGAGCCCACATTGAACGCGGCGTTGAAGGCCGCAAACCTGTCCGAACCCACCCCGATCCAGAACCAAGCCATTCCTTTGGCCTTGGAAGGGCACGATATTATGGGTCTGGCGCAAACAGGCACAGGCAAGACGCTGGCCTTCGGTTTGCCGCTGATCAACCATTTGTTGGGCAAGCAGGGCAAGCCTGAACCAAAAACCGTCAAGGCATTGGTGCTTGCGCCAACGCGTGAATTGGTCAACCAAATCGCAGACAGCCTCAAGCCTCTGACGGCAGGGTCCAAGTTGCGGGTTCATTCTGTGGTGGGGGGGCAATCCATTCCCAAGCAGATCAACCTTCTTGCGCGCGGCACTGATATTTTGGTGGCAACACCCGGTCGCTTGATTGACCTGCTCAATCGCCGCGCGGTTGATCTCAGCCAAACGCGCCATCTGGTTTTGGACGAGGCCGATCAAATGCTTGATCTGGGCTTTATCCATGCGCTGCGCCAAATCGCGCCGCATTTGGCAACCCCGCGCCAAACCATGCTGTTCTCGGCCACCATGCCCAAGCAGATGGAAGAATTGTCGAGCGCCTATTTGAACAACCCCCGCCGTGTTCAAGTTTCGCCTCCAGGAAAAGCGGCAGATAAGATCACGCAGTCGGTGCATTTTGTTTCTAAGGGCGATAAACCCGCCAAACTGCGCGAAATCCTGAGCCGCGATTTGGACGCGCTGACGCTTGTTTTTGCGCGCACAAAACATGGTGCGGAAAAGCTGATGAAAGGCTTGGTTGAGGATGGCTATAAGGCCGCATCGATCCACGGCAACAAAAGCCAAGGTCAGCGCGATCGTGCCATCAAACAATTCCGCGCGGGTGAGATCACTGTGTTGGTCGCAACCGATGTTGCGGCCCGTGGCATCGATATCCCAGGTGTGGCTTATGTGGTCAATTATGATTTGCCAGATGTGCCTGAGAATTACGTCCATCGTATTGGCCGCACGGCCCGCGCAGGGCGCGAGGGAGAGGCAATTGCCTTTTGCGCCGCTGATGAAATGGATTTGCTGCGCCAAGTGCAAAAGCTGATGAAACTCGAAATCCCCGTGGCCAGCGGCAGCGCGCCCGAGGGGGCCGAGCAAGGTGGCGGTCGTCCCCATCGCGGCGGCCCTCGCCGTGGCTTTAAGCCAAAGGCCAATGCAGGGCATGGCGCGGCGGATGGAAAACCGCGTCATCGCCGCCGTGGCAAACCCGCCCGCGGGCCACGCCAAAAGGCAGCATAATCTTTAAAAAAGGGGGCCATGCGCCCCCTTTTTTCTTTGCACCCCCGTCCTTCGGGGTTTAGCAAAAGCACCACAGTGTTTCGTGGGAGGGGACAAGATGGTGGTGCGTGTGGCGGTCATTGGCGCAGGCGTGATGGGGGCGGATCATGCAAAGATCATCGCCCAAGATGTGCCGAATGCCTGTTTGCAACTTGTCTGCGACATGGATGGCGCGCGGGCGCGCGCCGTGGCCGATGCGACAAGTGCGGTTGATTGCACAGATGACCCCGAAGCCGCGCTGTTGCGCGAAGATATTGATGCGGTGATTATCGCCTCGCCCGATTTTACCCATGCAGCTTACACCAAGACGCTGATTGCACGCGGCAAGCGGGTTTTGTGTGAAAAGCCCCTAAGCCAAAAGATTGACGAATGTTTGGATGTGATGGCCGCCGAACAGGCGACAGGTTCGCCCCATATCATGGTTGGCTTCATGCGCCGCTATGATCGTGCCTATTTGGATATGCGCGAAGCCCTTGCCAAAGGTGTGTTGGGGCGGGCTTTGATGATGCATAACTTTCACCGCAACCTCGCCACGCCTTATCCCAGTTTCACGGGGGCCATGGCGATTACCAATTCCGCGCCGCATGAGTTTGACATCGCGCGGTATCTATTGGGGGTGGAGGTGACCACGATCACCGCCCATCAGCCTAAGCGCAGCGATGATGTTGTGGCGCCCGTGGTGATGGTTCTGGAAACCGATGATGATCAATTGATCACAGTCGAGGTCAACAACAACGCCGCCTACGGATATGATGTGCGCGCAGAATTGGTGGGCGAGCTTGGCAGTATCTCAACCAACAAAGTGGCGCATTCCCGCCTTGATGCGCGACTGAGTTCGGCGATCCGCTATGACGAGGATTGGCGCGGACATTACCATGATGCCTATGTCGCCCAAAATCGAGATTTCATGGGATTTGTGCAAACGGGTATTTTGCCAGAAGCGGCTGCCAGCACATGGGATGGCTATGCCGCCGCCCTTGTTGCGGATACAGGCGTGCGTGCCTTGCACTCAGGCGTCAAAGAGCGGGTTGAAATGATCAAAAAACCCGCCTTTTACGCTTAGGCCCGTTCCATCAAATCGCGGGTCATGGCCGCGTGATTTGCCAAGAGTTTGCTCATATCCATGCTGACCAACTGCCCCTCTGCAACAATAACCTTGCCGTTGATGATGGTGTAATTGGTCTTGCCCGAGCCGCAGAACAACAGACCTGCAAGGAGATCCCATTGCGCGCCTGCAAAATCGATGCCGCGTGTATCAAAGGCAGCAAGATCGGCGGCATAGCCCTTGGCAAGCACCCCAATATCATCGCGGCCTAGAACTGACGCGCCGCCACGGGTTGCCACCGCCAAAGCCTCGCGCGCGGTCATCGCATCGCCCCCTTTCATGACGCGCTGCAGCAGCATGGCTTGGCGCGCCTCATTGAGCATGTGGCCGCTGTCATTGGAGGCCGAGCCATCAACCCCAAGCCCCACCTTTACCCCTGCATCCAGACAGTGACGGACGGGTGCAATGCCACTGGCCAACCGCATATTCGAGCAGGGGCAATGCGCAATGCCCGTGCCTGTTCGTGCGAAGAGGTTGATCTCGCCGTCATCCAATTGAACGCAATGGGCGTGCCAAACATCGTGGCCTGTCCAACCAACCGCCTCGATATATTCACCGGGGCGCATCCCAAAGGTCGCAAGGCTATAATCGATATCCTCGACATTCTCGGCCAGATGCGTGTGCATCCCGACCCCGTAGCTGCGCGCCATAGTGGCGGTTTCGCGCATCAAATCCATGCTGACGGAGAAAGGCGAACACGGGGCCAAAGCTACCCGCCGCATCGCATAGCGGCTGGCGTCATGATGGGTTTCGATCAGGCGTTGGCAATCGGCCAGAATGGCGGGTTCGGCTTCGGTCAGACGATCTGGGGGAAGCCCCCCTTTGCTTTCGCCAATGCTCATCGAGCCGCGTGTGCCGTGAAAGCGTAAACCGATATCTTCGGCAGCGGCAAAGCTATCTTCAAGCCGTGCGCCATTGGGATAGAGATACAAATGGTCGGAGGAGGTTGTGCAGCCCGTCATCGCCAATTCCGCCATGGCCAAGGCCCCTGACCAATAAATATGATCTGGCCCGATATTGCACCAAATAGGGTAAAGGGTCTGCAACCAACCAAAAAGCGGTGCGTTTTGCGCCGCAGGCACGGCGCGGGTGAGGTTTTGGAACATATGGTGATGGGTGTTCACCATCCCAGGGATCACCACATGACCGCGCATATCAATCACGCGGTCTGCGCTTTGCGGCAGATCCGCGGTTTTTCCAACCGCCTCGATCACCCCGCCGCGTGCGAACAGCGCGCCATCGGTTATTTCATCGCCATAGGGCGCATCTGGGCGCGCCTCCATCGTGCACAGAAGATCTGCGTGTTTGATCAAAAGCGTCTCTTGCGCCATGGGCACCTCTTTTTGTGGGGTCTGCGCGACCCATGCAGAGCCATGCCTGAACTCAGGTGAACGTATGAACATTCACTCAACATCTCGCGCAGACCACCTCATTGCTCAATTAGGCGACTCTAAGCTGCTCGGCGAAGTATAGCCTCGATTTTAGAGTTTGTGCCATCTCGTCCAGCGCCTGACCAATCTACAAGGTTTAATACGTCATTGTTCATTGTGCGTTGGCGATTTTTCTTTGAAATAGAGGAGTTTATGAAGTCTTCGTATACTACAATTGGCGTCACTGTTACCAAACGCTCACGCGCAATCAACTCCGCCGCAAGAAGAGCTTCCAGCACCTTTATTTCTGCCGTGGCAACGTAAACTGCTGCTGATCTTCCACTATCGGCTGCAACAAAGATGTCTGTTATGTATCCACCTTTGTCGGGGGATATTTCGTGCTTCTCGAATACAGTATAGCCATTTGTGAAGTGCCCCCTTATTGCGTCAAGCAAGTCTTCTTTGAACAAATTTTCAGCCCTCTCTCGGGATTGAAACTCTAGGTCTTGAAGTCTGTTCATAAACGAGAGGAATTCGATTACGCCTTGGCCCGATTGGTCTTCGTCGAACCATTGGCTTGAGAACGTCACGGTGTCTTCATCAAAGTTTATCTCATGTAGCTTTGCTAGCTGACGCACCGTTTCCATTCTGGTGTCTGTCGTAAGATCACCCGCTACGTCTTCTAGGTAAAGAAAGGAAGCGCCACTATCCTCGAAACGTATTTTCGAGGCTTCTTTGCTTGCGTAAAACACTAGTGGTTCATCGCCAAGCCACGTGAAAGGGGAAGTTATTACAAACCCTTTTGGAACTTCTCGTACTCGGAAGCCGTCACAGAATGATTTGCATATTTGTTTTTGAAGGTTCATGCAAAAAGCTCACTTTGTTCAGGCTCTTGAAAGCGAAAGCGGACGGCTGCGTGTTTTACAGCATTTGATAGGTTGATGGTAAAGGCCGTTGTACACTCGATCTCCACGCCTCCGCTCGGATGGTATATCATGTGTTCTCGATCACGCAAATATCCTGTCTCTACGCGTGTCACATCGCCTTTAATGAAGTGACAGTGCCAGTTCTTGTGGGACACGTGGAGATCATGGCTACAGAGCACAGCCATTCCATCGTCTCTCTTGTGGCCGAGATAGGCATAGTATTCTTGAATACGCTCGTTGACGCGGATTAGTATAATGAAATCATTGTCTAACGCTTTGAATTCTATGATGCGCCAATACCATTCTTGACTTTGCTGCATCTTCTTTTTTCGTAGTGGAAACGAAGCTCTTGGGATCGTTCCTCTTTCCCAAGTGCCGTATGAGGTAACTTTTTTGTCAGCTTCTATGATTTCCCTCAGCAGCATTAACTTTCCATTTCTCGCTTCTATAGGCCTTAACAGTATACGTATCTATAAATATTATCTACAAGTTAAGAATCTTTACGGCAGGCGGCGCGACAAAATTCTTGCCAAACGCGAAAACCCTCGCTTTCATTGTTATTAACACAGCCGCTCAGGTCTCTACGCCGCATCGACGCCTGAGGATGTGACAGCACATGACGGGGTAAAGCGGCAGGTTAAATTCTCGATGGAGGTTTCGTTTCTTCTGAATGGAGAGGCCGTGCAGGTCTCGACCCATCCCACTGCGACATTGCTCGATTGGCTGCGCGAAGCGCGGGGTCTGACCGGCACAAAGGAAGGGTGCAACGAAGGCGATTGTGGGGCTTGCAGCGTGGTGGTTCAGGATATTGACGGGGTTCGCGCCGTTAATGCCTGCATTCTATTTTTGCCCCAGATTGATGGCAAAGCCATTCGCACCGTTGAGGGTATTGGTTCTGACACGCTGCACCCGGTCCAAGAGGCCATGATCACGCATCACGGGTCGCAATGCGGCTTTTGCACGCCCGGCTTTATTGCTTCGATGGTCGCAGGCCATGCCAATGGGCGCCGTGATCACGACACGGTTTTGGCGGGCAATTTGTGCCGTTGCACGGGCTATGCCCCGATCATCCGCGCGGCACAAGCGGCTGAAGATGGCGCGCAACCCGCATGGCTTGCGCGTGATGCAGCATGGGTGGCCACGGCACAAAAAAGCATTCATGCCCCGCAAAACAGCGATGAATTGGCCACGCTTTATGCTGCAAAACCTGACGCGTTATTGATTGCGGGGGCCACCGATATTGGCCTTTGGGTCACCAAACAGTTGCGCGATTTTGACGAGGTGATTTTTCTCAACCAATGCGCTGATCTGGCTGATGTGCAGCTGGGCCAAGATGAAATTTGCTTGGGCGCAATGGTTAGCATGGCGCGGGTGCATCAGGTGATGGCGCAGTATCACCCCAGCTATGCCGAGATGATCCGCCGCTATGGGTCAGAGCAGGTTAGAAACGCCGCCACAATCGGCGGGAATATCGCGAACGGCTCGCCCATTGGGGATAACCCGCCCGCATTGATTGCGCTTGGCGCGCGGCTGCATTTGCGCAAGGGCGATGCGCGGCGGGAGATTGCGATTGAAGATTTCTTTATCGACTACGGCCAGCAAGACCGCGCAAGCGGGGAATTTGTCGAAGCCGTCACTTTGCCGAAATCCGCGCCTGATTTGCGGTGTTATAAATTGTCAAAACGCTTTGATCAGGATATTTCCGCCGTTTGCGGTGCGTTCAATGTCGTCGTCAAAAATGGCATTATTCAAGACGCGCGTCTGGCCTTTGGCGGTATGGCAGGAACGCCCAAACTGGCCCGCGCGGCAATGGCCGCGTTGATCGACCAACCTTGGGGCGAGGCCACAATCGCGGCTGCTGCTGCAGCCTTAGTTGATGATTTCACGCCGCTCTCTGATATGCGGGCATCAGCCGCCTATCGGATGGCAGCGGCGCAAGGCATGATGTGGCGCTATTACGCCGAACGCCAAGGCACACCTGTATCTGTGCTGGAGGTGACTCCATGAGCGTTCAAGCCCCCATGGCCCATGACAGCGCGCGCCTG from Rhodobacterales bacterium HKCCA1288 harbors:
- a CDS encoding trimeric intracellular cation channel family protein translates to MTSIETLDYVGVGLFAATGALAASRKQLDIIGFLFLAAVTGIGGGTARDLILDVPVFWISNPIYLLICAGTAGVIYITAPFVESRYKILLWLDAVALAAYGVFGAHKGLIVTGSATIGIVMGMLTGTLGGIIRDILAREASVLLRREIYIAACAIGAAIYVALNKAGLEPWAAAAVGFVMAFGIRGGTIKFGWRLPAYRSTPGRDPEDI
- a CDS encoding NADH:flavin oxidoreductase/NADH oxidase — its product is MHFESKLFSPVTLRGLTLRNRIVLSPLCMYSAQDGLASDFHASHLSAFARGGVGLVFTEATAVEPRGRITPKCLGIWNDAQVEAFKPITRFITEMGAVPAIQLAHAGRKASSAPPWGGGKPVAPDDTTWGEGGWQTVAPSGLPVADGWPSPKALGVEEIAGLIAAFADAAKRALAAGFKVIEIHGAHGYLIHSFLSPATNQRNDAYGGDLEGRMRFALEVSRAVRAVWPEELPLFFRISAVDTGGWSLEDSVTLAKALKAIGVDVIDCSSGGIAGAPAFRASDDGRPLPAGGQRPLGFQVPYAEAMEREAGIAAMAVGRIVDGQQAEDILQEGRASFIALGRELMHDPFWPLHAAEALGEADAFSLWPEQYRWAIVRRAELGQYQAG
- a CDS encoding DMT family transporter, which encodes MTLPLKGLFVALATVTIWAVFLVGTRFAVSTNFTVEEVLLLRLGTGFLVTIPLMLKLGVIPRGQSVIGAVMLGLGASALFPYIVSMGLFFAPASDAGVLAPGMLPFWTALVMVVMTGEQPSKPRLIGLIVIFIGALMVGLWQVLHGSADGAWRGHILFLSGSFLWAIYSVYFKQSGFTPLHGLVIGLFWGTLAVAPFLALSGNVSFAGVSPRDFLVMALLQGVLIAVLALVLYAIAVRQLGAAQTAAFGALTPVLALIGGALFLGETVTLIKLIGVILVAAGVVLASGLFDRRA
- a CDS encoding DEAD/DEAH box helicase, encoding MFDFDMLGLEPTLNAALKAANLSEPTPIQNQAIPLALEGHDIMGLAQTGTGKTLAFGLPLINHLLGKQGKPEPKTVKALVLAPTRELVNQIADSLKPLTAGSKLRVHSVVGGQSIPKQINLLARGTDILVATPGRLIDLLNRRAVDLSQTRHLVLDEADQMLDLGFIHALRQIAPHLATPRQTMLFSATMPKQMEELSSAYLNNPRRVQVSPPGKAADKITQSVHFVSKGDKPAKLREILSRDLDALTLVFARTKHGAEKLMKGLVEDGYKAASIHGNKSQGQRDRAIKQFRAGEITVLVATDVAARGIDIPGVAYVVNYDLPDVPENYVHRIGRTARAGREGEAIAFCAADEMDLLRQVQKLMKLEIPVASGSAPEGAEQGGGRPHRGGPRRGFKPKANAGHGAADGKPRHRRRGKPARGPRQKAA
- a CDS encoding Gfo/Idh/MocA family oxidoreductase, whose product is MVVRVAVIGAGVMGADHAKIIAQDVPNACLQLVCDMDGARARAVADATSAVDCTDDPEAALLREDIDAVIIASPDFTHAAYTKTLIARGKRVLCEKPLSQKIDECLDVMAAEQATGSPHIMVGFMRRYDRAYLDMREALAKGVLGRALMMHNFHRNLATPYPSFTGAMAITNSAPHEFDIARYLLGVEVTTITAHQPKRSDDVVAPVVMVLETDDDQLITVEVNNNAAYGYDVRAELVGELGSISTNKVAHSRLDARLSSAIRYDEDWRGHYHDAYVAQNRDFMGFVQTGILPEAAASTWDGYAAALVADTGVRALHSGVKERVEMIKKPAFYA
- a CDS encoding 8-oxoguanine deaminase, yielding MAQETLLIKHADLLCTMEARPDAPYGDEITDGALFARGGVIEAVGKTADLPQSADRVIDMRGHVVIPGMVNTHHHMFQNLTRAVPAAQNAPLFGWLQTLYPIWCNIGPDHIYWSGALAMAELAMTGCTTSSDHLYLYPNGARLEDSFAAAEDIGLRFHGTRGSMSIGESKGGLPPDRLTEAEPAILADCQRLIETHHDASRYAMRRVALAPCSPFSVSMDLMRETATMARSYGVGMHTHLAENVEDIDYSLATFGMRPGEYIEAVGWTGHDVWHAHCVQLDDGEINLFARTGTGIAHCPCSNMRLASGIAPVRHCLDAGVKVGLGVDGSASNDSGHMLNEARQAMLLQRVMKGGDAMTAREALAVATRGGASVLGRDDIGVLAKGYAADLAAFDTRGIDFAGAQWDLLAGLLFCGSGKTNYTIINGKVIVAEGQLVSMDMSKLLANHAAMTRDLMERA
- a CDS encoding DUF1828 domain-containing protein; translation: MNLQKQICKSFCDGFRVREVPKGFVITSPFTWLGDEPLVFYASKEASKIRFEDSGASFLYLEDVAGDLTTDTRMETVRQLAKLHEINFDEDTVTFSSQWFDEDQSGQGVIEFLSFMNRLQDLEFQSRERAENLFKEDLLDAIRGHFTNGYTVFEKHEISPDKGGYITDIFVAADSGRSAAVYVATAEIKVLEALLAAELIARERLVTVTPIVVYEDFINSSISKKNRQRTMNNDVLNLVDWSGAGRDGTNSKIEAILRRAA
- the xdhA gene encoding xanthine dehydrogenase small subunit — encoded protein: MEVSFLLNGEAVQVSTHPTATLLDWLREARGLTGTKEGCNEGDCGACSVVVQDIDGVRAVNACILFLPQIDGKAIRTVEGIGSDTLHPVQEAMITHHGSQCGFCTPGFIASMVAGHANGRRDHDTVLAGNLCRCTGYAPIIRAAQAAEDGAQPAWLARDAAWVATAQKSIHAPQNSDELATLYAAKPDALLIAGATDIGLWVTKQLRDFDEVIFLNQCADLADVQLGQDEICLGAMVSMARVHQVMAQYHPSYAEMIRRYGSEQVRNAATIGGNIANGSPIGDNPPALIALGARLHLRKGDARREIAIEDFFIDYGQQDRASGEFVEAVTLPKSAPDLRCYKLSKRFDQDISAVCGAFNVVVKNGIIQDARLAFGGMAGTPKLARAAMAALIDQPWGEATIAAAAAALVDDFTPLSDMRASAAYRMAAAQGMMWRYYAERQGTPVSVLEVTP